One Streptomyces sp. B21-105 genomic region harbors:
- a CDS encoding RICIN domain-containing protein, whose amino-acid sequence MFPAQPGARPGAAPRSVPSALLFLLLALAVAAATLVLPAAGRADALSRPAQTLYTPPSDALSPGSFYPRAMRLQHNGSANGTLLATFEQYRVDMPVFPIYRSTDNGVSWTKLSEVADTQNGWGMRWEPELFELPQAMGGFPAGTILAAGDSVPYDRWGGSKIDLYASTDRGQSWDFVTNIATGGPAFSTNGFTPVWEPYFVLSGDRLIVYYSDQRDTDHGQEIVHQVSTDLRNWGPVVDDVSMPTYADRPGMPVVTRLPNGNYVMSYEYCNAPEGRCSVYYKISADPEDFGSVTGRVLRSTDGVIPSGAPFITWLPAGGPNGTLVLSGESQDDLFVNTENGAANAWTRMRSNVAGGYSRGMLPLADGHSLMVLSGGRARSTGVNSVTYSVVDLGDGISDGATYTLSNSNSDLKLTIAGGSTTNGTTATQQNTTDATDQQWRFVQQSSGYFKIFNVASGKVLGVENQSTANGARILQWDDNGTLDHEWAVAPHQAGGYTVTNRVTGKYLEIPNASTAIGTTAVQWSGTSCDCQRWNFTQTALPPLGTGQYVLVNKNSGKHLDIPAGSTTAGTAANQWQNTACVCQLFTFQSAGSGAWTIKNANSNLNLDIKNSSSAAGAAVVQNTASGAGSQKWALTDAGGGYYKLQNVNSALVAGVAQSSTANGAAVVQWGSANLDDQLWKIVRIN is encoded by the coding sequence ATGTTCCCCGCACAGCCAGGCGCCAGACCCGGCGCCGCCCCGCGTTCCGTCCCCTCCGCTCTCCTGTTCCTGCTGCTGGCCCTGGCCGTCGCGGCAGCGACGCTGGTCCTGCCCGCCGCGGGCAGGGCGGACGCCCTCTCCCGCCCGGCCCAGACGCTCTACACCCCGCCGTCCGACGCGCTCTCCCCCGGGAGCTTCTACCCGCGGGCGATGCGCCTGCAGCACAACGGCTCGGCCAACGGCACCCTTCTCGCCACGTTCGAGCAGTACCGCGTGGACATGCCCGTCTTCCCGATCTACCGCAGCACCGACAACGGCGTCTCCTGGACGAAGCTCTCCGAGGTCGCCGACACCCAGAACGGCTGGGGCATGCGCTGGGAGCCCGAGCTGTTCGAACTCCCCCAGGCCATGGGCGGCTTCCCCGCCGGGACGATCCTCGCCGCCGGCGACTCGGTGCCGTACGACCGGTGGGGCGGCAGCAAGATCGACCTGTACGCCAGCACCGACCGCGGTCAGAGCTGGGACTTCGTCACCAACATCGCCACCGGCGGCCCGGCGTTCTCCACCAACGGCTTCACCCCGGTCTGGGAGCCCTACTTCGTGCTCTCCGGCGACCGGCTCATCGTCTACTACTCCGACCAGCGCGACACCGACCACGGCCAGGAGATCGTGCACCAGGTCTCCACGGACCTGCGCAACTGGGGCCCGGTCGTGGACGACGTGTCGATGCCCACCTACGCGGACCGGCCCGGCATGCCCGTGGTCACCCGGCTGCCCAACGGCAACTACGTGATGAGCTACGAGTACTGCAACGCCCCCGAGGGCAGGTGCTCCGTCTACTACAAGATCTCCGCCGACCCGGAGGACTTCGGCTCCGTCACCGGCCGCGTGCTGAGGTCCACCGACGGCGTCATCCCGAGCGGGGCGCCCTTCATCACCTGGCTGCCCGCAGGCGGCCCGAACGGCACCCTCGTCCTCAGCGGCGAGAGCCAGGACGACCTGTTCGTCAACACGGAGAACGGGGCCGCGAACGCCTGGACCCGTATGCGCTCCAACGTCGCCGGCGGGTACAGCCGGGGCATGCTCCCGCTGGCCGACGGCCACAGCCTGATGGTGCTCAGCGGGGGACGCGCGCGCAGCACCGGCGTCAACTCGGTGACGTACAGCGTCGTCGACCTGGGCGACGGCATCTCGGACGGTGCCACCTACACCCTGTCCAACTCGAACAGTGATCTGAAGCTCACCATCGCGGGCGGTTCCACCACCAACGGCACGACCGCGACCCAGCAGAACACCACCGACGCCACCGACCAGCAGTGGCGCTTCGTGCAGCAGTCCTCCGGCTACTTCAAGATCTTCAATGTCGCGAGCGGCAAGGTCCTCGGCGTCGAGAACCAGTCCACCGCCAACGGCGCCCGGATCCTCCAGTGGGACGACAACGGCACCCTCGACCACGAGTGGGCCGTCGCCCCGCACCAGGCCGGCGGCTACACCGTCACCAACCGTGTGACAGGCAAGTACCTGGAGATTCCGAACGCCTCCACCGCCATCGGCACCACGGCCGTCCAGTGGAGCGGCACCAGCTGCGACTGCCAGCGCTGGAACTTCACCCAGACCGCTCTGCCGCCCCTCGGCACCGGTCAGTACGTTCTGGTGAACAAGAACAGCGGCAAGCACCTCGACATCCCGGCCGGCTCCACCACCGCCGGCACCGCCGCCAACCAGTGGCAGAACACGGCCTGTGTCTGCCAGCTCTTCACCTTCCAGTCCGCCGGCAGCGGCGCCTGGACCATCAAGAACGCCAACAGCAACCTCAACCTCGACATCAAGAACTCCTCCAGTGCCGCGGGCGCGGCCGTCGTCCAGAACACCGCCTCCGGCGCCGGCTCCCAGAAGTGGGCCCTCACCGACGCGGGCGGCGGCTACTACAAGCTCCAGAACGTGAACAGCGCCCTCGTCGCCGGCGTCGCCCAGTCCTCCACCGCCAACGGCGCAGCCGTCGTCCAGTGGGGCAGCGCCAACCTCGACGACCAGCTCTGGAAGATCGTCCGGATCAACTGA
- a CDS encoding LacI family DNA-binding transcriptional regulator, translating to MAAVVGQGEGSAVPRSADVARLAGVSRKTVSRVLNNEPYVSEEARTKVLAAAEELGYRLNQAARTLASGRTGSIGVVALGTAGYGTASLLVHIERAVRDAGYALRVINTPDGDPAGIAGALESLLEQGVDGVVVSEPIVEGDVGVRVDVPVLFLGAPPAFTAARTVTVGVGAHELARAATEHLLDLGHPTVHHLAGPRRWYATKDRIEGWRAALAARGAHEPPLLNGDWSAASGYAAGRELASDSSVTAVFAAGDEMAIGLIHGLREAGRRVPDEISVVGFDGNPVFAYVSPPLTTVRQPFDAAAREGIRLLVHAIEKPDGELPPASDPPVELVVRGSTAPPPAHKGHSRLRTT from the coding sequence ATGGCAGCAGTGGTGGGACAGGGCGAGGGCTCCGCTGTGCCGCGCAGCGCGGACGTGGCCCGCCTGGCCGGGGTGTCGCGCAAGACGGTGTCCCGGGTCCTCAACAACGAGCCGTATGTCTCCGAGGAGGCCCGCACAAAGGTCCTCGCGGCCGCTGAGGAACTCGGCTACCGGCTGAACCAGGCGGCCAGGACCCTGGCCTCCGGGCGCACCGGTTCCATCGGCGTGGTCGCCCTGGGCACCGCCGGGTACGGCACCGCTTCACTGCTCGTACACATCGAGCGGGCCGTGCGCGACGCGGGTTACGCGCTCCGCGTGATCAACACGCCGGACGGAGACCCGGCAGGCATCGCCGGCGCTCTGGAGTCGCTGCTCGAGCAGGGCGTGGACGGCGTCGTCGTCTCCGAACCCATCGTGGAGGGGGACGTCGGCGTCCGGGTCGACGTCCCCGTCCTCTTCCTGGGGGCGCCGCCGGCCTTCACGGCCGCCCGCACCGTGACCGTGGGTGTGGGCGCACACGAGCTGGCGCGGGCGGCCACCGAGCATCTGCTGGATCTGGGGCACCCGACCGTCCATCACCTCGCCGGCCCGCGCCGCTGGTACGCCACCAAGGACCGTATCGAGGGATGGCGGGCGGCACTGGCGGCACGTGGCGCGCACGAACCGCCTCTGCTCAACGGTGACTGGTCGGCCGCCTCCGGGTACGCGGCGGGTCGCGAGCTGGCCTCGGACAGCTCGGTGACCGCGGTGTTCGCGGCGGGTGACGAGATGGCCATCGGCCTGATCCACGGCCTGCGTGAAGCAGGGCGTCGGGTGCCGGACGAGATCAGCGTCGTCGGGTTCGACGGCAACCCGGTCTTCGCCTATGTCTCTCCGCCGCTGACCACCGTGCGCCAGCCCTTCGACGCCGCGGCGCGGGAAGGCATCCGCCTGCTCGTGCACGCCATCGAGAAACCGGACGGGGAACTGCCGCCGGCGAGCGACCCACCGGTCGAACTCGTCGTCCGTGGCTCGACCGCACCGCCGCCGGCCCACAAGGGCCACAGCCGTCTGCGCACCACCTGA
- a CDS encoding ABC transporter substrate-binding protein, whose protein sequence is MPAASRRTVLRGIGGAAVLGTGIPLLSACGGSGTAADPKTVSLGSNASDAVPKKAFAEIYAAFTKQSGITVDVNTKDHNTFQEQINSYLQGTPDDVFNWFAGYRMQFFAAKGLASPVDDVWQKIGGNFPDAMKALSKGADGKYYFVPISTSIWGVFYRKSVFQQHGYEVPTTWDQLVALCKQMKKDGLVPLAFGDKDAWPALGTFDQINFRTNGYDFHVELMAGKASWTDAKVRKTFDNWAEILPYHQEGAVGRTWQDAAQTLISKKAGMYLFGSFVAQQFTNKADLDDLDFFAFPEIDSAYGQDTVEAPTDGFMLSKAPKNKAGALKLLEFLGSPEAEQIYLKSDPSLVAASNKADTSSYTALQKKAYATIAGAKHLTQFMDRDSRPDFTSTVMQPALQKFVRDPKGVDSLLASIERQKKTIFASA, encoded by the coding sequence ATGCCTGCCGCCAGTCGCCGCACCGTCCTGCGCGGTATCGGTGGCGCAGCCGTCCTCGGCACCGGCATACCGCTGCTCAGTGCCTGCGGCGGCAGCGGTACGGCTGCCGACCCGAAGACCGTCAGCCTCGGTTCGAACGCGTCGGACGCGGTGCCGAAGAAGGCGTTCGCGGAGATCTACGCGGCGTTCACGAAGCAGTCCGGGATCACGGTCGACGTGAACACCAAGGACCACAACACGTTCCAGGAGCAGATCAACTCCTACCTCCAGGGCACCCCGGACGACGTGTTCAACTGGTTCGCCGGCTACCGCATGCAGTTCTTCGCGGCCAAGGGCCTGGCCTCCCCGGTCGACGACGTGTGGCAGAAGATCGGCGGCAACTTCCCCGACGCGATGAAGGCGCTCAGCAAGGGCGCGGACGGCAAGTACTACTTCGTGCCGATCTCCACGTCCATCTGGGGGGTCTTCTACCGCAAGAGCGTCTTCCAGCAGCACGGCTACGAAGTCCCCACCACCTGGGACCAACTCGTCGCCCTGTGCAAGCAGATGAAGAAGGACGGCCTCGTCCCGCTCGCCTTCGGCGACAAGGACGCCTGGCCCGCGCTCGGCACCTTCGACCAGATCAACTTCCGCACCAACGGCTACGACTTCCACGTCGAGCTCATGGCCGGCAAGGCGTCCTGGACCGACGCCAAGGTCCGCAAGACCTTCGACAACTGGGCCGAGATCCTCCCTTACCACCAGGAGGGCGCCGTCGGCCGCACCTGGCAGGACGCGGCCCAGACGCTGATCTCGAAGAAGGCGGGCATGTACCTGTTCGGCAGCTTCGTGGCACAGCAGTTCACGAACAAGGCCGACCTGGACGACCTCGACTTCTTCGCCTTCCCGGAGATCGACTCCGCGTACGGCCAGGACACCGTCGAGGCGCCCACCGACGGCTTCATGCTCTCCAAGGCCCCGAAGAACAAGGCCGGCGCACTCAAGCTCCTGGAGTTCCTGGGCAGCCCGGAGGCCGAGCAGATCTACCTGAAGTCCGACCCGAGCCTGGTCGCGGCGTCCAACAAGGCCGACACCTCCTCGTACACCGCGCTGCAGAAGAAGGCGTACGCGACGATCGCCGGCGCCAAGCACCTCACCCAGTTCATGGACCGCGACAGCCGGCCGGACTTCACCTCCACGGTGATGCAGCCCGCCCTGCAGAAGTTCGTCCGCGACCCCAAGGGCGTCGACAGCCTGCTGGCGTCGATCGAGCGCCAGAAGAAGACGATCTTCGCGTCCGCATGA
- a CDS encoding carbohydrate ABC transporter permease, with protein MTVTAKTGTGTGATSTPGTAAVPPPGHPDNVTSGQAERLRAPLGHRRLLTRRDRLTLGLMAGVPTILHVLLVWLTALASIALAFTTWDGIGFDAIKWVGLQNFRELFTSNPQFWPAVEHNVTWFVVLILIPTPLGLFLAVQLDKNIRFSKVYQTAFFLPVVLSMAVIGFVWQLVYNPDTGLINSLIGANKPGHYIDWIGDPDLNLWSVLIAASWRHTGYMMILYLAGLKGVDPALREASSLDGANEWQTFKNVIFPTLRPTNTVVLVVTIIEALRAFDLVFVFNKGAEGTELLSILVTNNIIGESSRIGYGSAIAVVLLVISLAVIIPYLIATFRKERRA; from the coding sequence ATGACCGTCACAGCGAAGACCGGTACCGGGACCGGCGCCACCAGCACCCCGGGGACGGCCGCAGTGCCGCCCCCGGGCCACCCGGACAACGTGACCTCCGGTCAGGCCGAGCGGTTGCGGGCGCCCTTGGGTCACCGACGGCTGCTCACCCGACGGGACCGCCTCACGCTCGGCCTGATGGCCGGGGTGCCGACGATTCTGCACGTCCTGCTCGTCTGGCTCACGGCGCTCGCCTCGATCGCGCTTGCCTTCACCACCTGGGACGGCATCGGCTTCGACGCCATCAAATGGGTCGGGCTGCAGAACTTCCGTGAACTGTTCACCAGCAACCCGCAGTTCTGGCCCGCCGTCGAGCACAACGTGACCTGGTTCGTCGTGCTCATCCTGATACCGACTCCGCTCGGCCTGTTCCTGGCCGTGCAGCTCGACAAGAACATCCGGTTCAGCAAGGTGTACCAGACCGCGTTCTTCCTGCCCGTCGTGCTGTCGATGGCGGTCATCGGGTTCGTCTGGCAACTGGTCTACAACCCGGACACCGGCCTGATCAACAGCCTGATCGGCGCCAACAAGCCCGGCCACTACATCGACTGGATCGGCGACCCGGACCTCAACCTGTGGTCCGTCCTCATCGCCGCGTCGTGGCGCCATACCGGCTACATGATGATCCTTTACCTGGCGGGCCTGAAGGGCGTCGATCCGGCCCTGCGGGAGGCGTCCTCGCTGGACGGCGCGAACGAGTGGCAGACGTTCAAGAACGTCATCTTCCCCACCCTGCGGCCCACCAACACCGTCGTCCTGGTAGTGACGATCATCGAGGCGCTGCGCGCCTTCGACCTGGTCTTCGTCTTCAACAAGGGCGCCGAGGGGACGGAACTGCTGTCGATCCTGGTGACCAACAACATCATCGGCGAGTCCAGCCGCATCGGTTACGGCTCCGCGATCGCCGTCGTCCTGCTGGTCATCTCTCTCGCGGTCATCATCCCGTACCTGATCGCGACCTTCCGGAAGGAGCGGCGCGCATGA
- a CDS encoding carbohydrate ABC transporter permease: MSTVSALAKQRTPVRPARILLHVFLAGCALAWLAPLLWAMYAAMRPYAETSAKGYVSWPDELSLDNFTNAFEQSDMLHYFGNTLLIAVPAVLLTLFLSSMVAFYVSRFDFRVNLFLLLVFTAGNLLPQQVIITPLYRLYLLIDLPGITMSGKLYDSALGLVLIHVAFQSGFCAFVLANYMRSLPHELTEAALVDGASVWRLYWQIVLPLCKPAMAALATLLSIWIYNDFFWALVLISTGENMPITSALNNLSGQYFTDPNLVAAGALLTAIPTLIVYFVLQRQFVSGLTLGANKG, encoded by the coding sequence ATGAGCACCGTGAGCGCGCTCGCAAAGCAGCGCACCCCCGTCCGCCCAGCCCGGATCCTGCTGCACGTCTTCCTCGCCGGATGCGCCCTGGCCTGGCTCGCGCCCCTGTTGTGGGCGATGTACGCGGCGATGCGGCCGTACGCCGAGACCAGCGCCAAGGGCTACGTCTCCTGGCCCGACGAACTGAGCCTCGACAACTTCACGAACGCGTTCGAGCAGTCGGACATGCTGCACTACTTCGGGAACACGCTGCTCATCGCGGTCCCGGCGGTGCTGCTGACGCTGTTCCTGTCGTCGATGGTCGCCTTCTACGTCAGCCGCTTCGACTTTCGGGTCAACCTGTTCCTGCTGCTCGTGTTCACGGCCGGCAACCTGCTCCCGCAGCAGGTCATCATCACCCCGCTGTACCGCCTGTACCTGCTGATCGACCTGCCCGGCATCACCATGAGCGGCAAGCTGTACGACTCGGCGCTGGGCCTGGTGCTGATCCACGTGGCGTTCCAGTCCGGCTTCTGCGCCTTCGTGCTGGCCAACTACATGCGCTCGCTGCCGCACGAGCTGACCGAGGCCGCCCTCGTCGACGGGGCCTCCGTGTGGCGCCTGTACTGGCAGATCGTGCTGCCCCTGTGCAAGCCCGCGATGGCGGCCCTGGCCACGTTGCTGTCCATCTGGATCTACAACGACTTCTTCTGGGCCCTCGTCCTGATCTCCACCGGCGAGAACATGCCGATCACCTCGGCGCTGAACAACCTCTCCGGCCAGTACTTCACCGACCCCAACCTCGTCGCTGCCGGCGCCCTGCTCACCGCGATCCCCACCCTGATCGTGTACTTCGTGCTCCAGCGGCAGTTCGTCAGCGGCCTCACCCTGGGCGCCAACAAGGGCTGA
- a CDS encoding beta-galactosidase, which translates to MSTARRLRIPGIAYGGDYNPEQWPEEVWAQDMALMREAGVTMVSVGIFSWALLEPSEGVYDFSRMDKILDLLHENGIAADLATPTAAPPAWFFRAHPEALPVDRDGRTLSYGSRQTFCPSSPAYRTAALRIAGALAERYADHPAVTMWHVHNEYGCHNAECFCDTSAAAFRPWLKAKYGNDLNALNDAWGTAFWSQWYYDWEEIIPPRATGADPNPAHRLDWRRFCSDELLSLFTAERDVLRRAAPDIPATTNFMVMHNFDAMDYWRWAPELDIVSNDHYLLSTDPESETDVALCGDLVRSLAGGQPWLLMEHSTGAINWQPVNRAKNPGEMRRNALAHVAHGADGIAYFQWRAAKAGAEQWHSAMLPHAGTDSRIWQDVVQLGADLRALAEVRGSTSPARVAVVWDWNARWAVELPSQPSGELRFQDLVRDWYTPLWRAGVAVDFVRPDSPDLDRYRLVLAPSLYLVDEAGATNLAAFVEHGGTLAVGFHSGAVDENCHARLGGYPGAFRELLGVRGDELFPLLPGVQVGLTGQVPRDATADLWTERLRLAGAEAVATYADGPLAGVPAITRHAYGSGTAWYLATHPDPATLAAVLERIVEEAGVRPEHGVPAGVEAVRRRGADADYLFLIDHAGHGAEIPAEGIELLTGKPVVGSVTVPEGGVAVVREPMTEPSGG; encoded by the coding sequence GTGAGCACCGCACGCCGTCTTCGCATTCCCGGCATCGCCTACGGCGGTGACTACAACCCCGAGCAGTGGCCCGAGGAGGTGTGGGCCCAGGACATGGCCCTGATGCGCGAGGCCGGGGTCACCATGGTCAGCGTCGGCATCTTCTCCTGGGCCCTGCTCGAGCCGTCCGAAGGCGTCTACGACTTCTCCCGCATGGACAAGATCCTGGATCTGCTCCACGAGAACGGCATCGCCGCCGACCTCGCCACCCCCACAGCCGCCCCGCCCGCCTGGTTCTTCCGCGCCCACCCCGAGGCGCTGCCGGTGGACCGCGACGGGCGCACGCTGTCGTACGGCAGCCGCCAGACGTTCTGCCCGTCCAGCCCCGCCTACCGCACCGCGGCGCTGCGCATCGCGGGCGCCCTCGCCGAGCGCTACGCCGACCACCCGGCCGTGACGATGTGGCACGTCCACAACGAGTACGGCTGCCACAACGCCGAATGCTTCTGCGACACCAGCGCCGCCGCCTTCCGTCCCTGGCTGAAGGCGAAGTACGGCAACGACCTGAACGCGCTCAACGACGCCTGGGGCACCGCCTTCTGGAGCCAGTGGTACTACGACTGGGAGGAGATCATCCCGCCCCGCGCCACCGGCGCCGACCCCAACCCCGCGCACCGGCTGGACTGGCGCCGCTTCTGCTCGGACGAACTGCTCTCGCTGTTCACCGCCGAGCGCGACGTGCTCCGCCGCGCCGCCCCGGACATCCCCGCCACCACCAACTTCATGGTGATGCACAACTTCGACGCCATGGACTACTGGCGCTGGGCCCCCGAGCTGGACATCGTCTCCAACGACCACTACCTGCTCTCCACCGACCCGGAGTCGGAGACCGACGTCGCTCTCTGCGGCGACCTGGTCCGCTCCCTGGCCGGCGGACAGCCCTGGCTGCTCATGGAACACTCCACCGGAGCCATCAACTGGCAGCCCGTCAACCGGGCCAAGAACCCCGGCGAGATGCGCCGCAACGCGCTCGCCCACGTCGCGCACGGCGCCGACGGCATCGCCTACTTCCAGTGGCGCGCCGCGAAGGCGGGGGCCGAGCAGTGGCACTCGGCGATGCTGCCCCACGCGGGCACCGACAGCCGGATCTGGCAGGACGTCGTCCAGCTCGGAGCCGATCTGCGCGCCCTCGCCGAAGTCCGCGGCAGCACCAGCCCCGCCCGGGTCGCCGTCGTCTGGGACTGGAACGCCCGCTGGGCCGTGGAACTGCCCTCCCAGCCCAGCGGTGAACTCCGCTTCCAGGACCTGGTGAGGGACTGGTACACCCCGCTGTGGAGGGCCGGCGTGGCGGTCGACTTCGTACGTCCCGACAGCCCCGACCTCGACCGCTACCGGCTCGTACTCGCCCCCAGTCTGTACCTGGTCGACGAAGCGGGAGCGACCAACCTGGCGGCGTTCGTCGAGCACGGCGGCACCCTCGCCGTGGGCTTCCACAGCGGTGCGGTGGACGAGAACTGCCACGCACGCCTGGGTGGTTACCCGGGCGCCTTCCGGGAACTCCTCGGAGTGCGCGGCGACGAGTTGTTCCCCCTGCTGCCCGGCGTCCAGGTCGGCCTGACCGGACAGGTCCCGCGGGACGCGACCGCCGACCTGTGGACCGAACGCCTCCGGCTCGCCGGGGCGGAGGCCGTCGCCACGTACGCGGACGGACCGCTGGCGGGCGTCCCGGCCATCACCCGCCACGCGTACGGCAGCGGCACCGCCTGGTACCTCGCCACCCACCCCGACCCCGCCACCCTGGCCGCCGTCCTGGAGCGCATCGTTGAGGAGGCCGGAGTGCGCCCAGAGCACGGCGTGCCGGCCGGCGTCGAGGCGGTGAGGCGGCGGGGCGCGGACGCCGACTACCTCTTCCTGATCGACCACGCCGGCCACGGCGCCGAGATCCCCGCCGAAGGGATCGAACTCCTCACCGGCAAACCGGTCGTGGGCTCCGTCACCGTCCCCGAAGGAGGCGTCGCCGTCGTCCGCGAACCGATGACCGAACCGAGTGGCGGGTGA
- the rhaS gene encoding rhamnose ABC transporter substrate-binding protein — MNNPMTRRTVSALAAIVPLTLLTGLLTTACGSENKDPKSAVPTNPTTARRGYPLDPVKKGMTIAFVPKQLGGNLYFAAAGDGGRAVVEKLSSTYKEVGTSESTDIEGQVKYIKQLTDEGVDAIVVSAQDPDSLCGALKRAMDKGIPVVTYDSDTRPECRNAFVSPADPDQLTFPLVLSLAQQIDYKGDIAILSASKSATNQNNWIEFMKEDLDTDPRYSDIKLVTVAYGDDNADKSYRLTGSLLKEYPKLKAIIAPTSVGISAAAQYLSQSPRKGKVKLTGMGTPNSMREYVEDGTVESFELWDPTELGKLAAWTAESLASGQITGREGQGFRAMNGQLFVLGKNGVVNLGDPIAFTSKNINKYNF, encoded by the coding sequence TTGAACAACCCCATGACGCGCCGTACCGTATCGGCGCTGGCCGCCATTGTCCCGCTCACGCTTCTCACCGGCCTTCTCACCACGGCGTGCGGAAGCGAGAACAAAGATCCCAAGAGCGCCGTGCCGACAAACCCCACTACCGCAAGGAGAGGTTATCCACTGGATCCCGTAAAGAAGGGGATGACGATCGCCTTCGTACCGAAGCAGCTGGGAGGGAATCTCTATTTTGCGGCTGCAGGCGACGGTGGCAGAGCAGTCGTCGAGAAGCTCAGCTCGACATACAAGGAGGTCGGCACTTCTGAGAGTACCGACATTGAGGGGCAGGTGAAATACATCAAGCAACTCACCGACGAGGGAGTTGATGCCATAGTTGTCTCCGCGCAGGACCCTGATTCTCTTTGCGGCGCGCTCAAGCGCGCGATGGACAAGGGCATCCCGGTGGTCACGTACGACTCCGACACGCGGCCCGAGTGTCGGAACGCCTTCGTCTCGCCTGCCGACCCGGATCAGTTGACCTTTCCGCTGGTCCTGTCGCTGGCGCAGCAGATCGACTACAAGGGAGACATAGCGATTCTCAGCGCTTCCAAGAGTGCGACGAACCAGAACAACTGGATCGAGTTCATGAAGGAAGACCTCGACACCGACCCGCGTTACTCAGACATCAAACTGGTCACCGTCGCCTACGGCGACGACAATGCCGATAAGTCCTATCGGCTCACCGGGAGTCTCCTCAAGGAGTATCCGAAGCTCAAGGCGATCATCGCTCCGACGTCTGTCGGCATCAGCGCTGCCGCTCAGTACCTGTCACAATCGCCCCGCAAGGGCAAGGTCAAGCTGACAGGTATGGGAACACCCAACAGCATGCGGGAATACGTCGAGGACGGTACTGTCGAAAGTTTTGAGCTCTGGGATCCCACCGAACTCGGTAAACTCGCGGCGTGGACTGCGGAGTCCCTTGCCTCGGGCCAGATCACAGGGCGGGAAGGGCAAGGGTTCAGGGCCATGAACGGACAGCTCTTCGTGCTCGGAAAAAATGGCGTTGTCAACCTGGGCGATCCGATCGCATTCACCAGCAAAAACATCAACAAATACAATTTCTAG
- a CDS encoding phospholipid scramblase-related protein: MNTHSNTPAGWYPDPHGAAQTLRYWDGAQWTEQTHAEGKGGPAPQIPQQAGPDARVQRQVQQQAGVAPSGPGGGSMFSEPVLVVNQKAKLIELTNEYKVMDQQGNQLGSVVQVGQSALRKILRFVASIDQYLTQRLEIRDAHGQPVLLLTRPAKIFKSRVLVTRPDGQPVGEIVQQNVFGKINFAINADGRQVGAIKAENWRAWNFAIVDHAENEVARITKTWEGLAKTMFTTADNYVLQIHYQLPEPLLSLVVATALTVDTALKQDARGLG, translated from the coding sequence GTGAACACGCATTCGAACACGCCTGCAGGCTGGTATCCCGATCCGCACGGAGCGGCCCAGACCCTGCGCTACTGGGACGGCGCCCAGTGGACCGAGCAGACCCACGCCGAGGGCAAGGGCGGGCCCGCCCCGCAGATACCGCAGCAGGCGGGGCCCGACGCCCGGGTCCAGCGCCAGGTGCAGCAGCAGGCCGGGGTAGCGCCGAGCGGTCCCGGCGGCGGCTCCATGTTCAGCGAGCCCGTGCTGGTGGTGAACCAGAAGGCGAAGCTGATCGAACTCACCAACGAGTACAAGGTGATGGACCAGCAGGGCAACCAGCTCGGCTCGGTCGTCCAGGTCGGCCAGAGCGCTCTGCGCAAGATCCTGCGTTTCGTCGCGAGCATCGACCAGTACCTGACGCAGCGGCTGGAGATCCGTGACGCGCACGGCCAGCCGGTGCTGCTGCTGACCCGCCCGGCGAAGATCTTCAAGTCGCGGGTGCTGGTGACCCGTCCCGACGGGCAGCCGGTCGGCGAGATCGTCCAGCAGAACGTCTTCGGGAAGATCAACTTCGCGATCAACGCGGACGGCCGGCAGGTCGGCGCCATCAAGGCGGAGAACTGGCGGGCGTGGAACTTCGCGATCGTCGACCACGCGGAAAACGAGGTCGCCCGGATCACCAAGACCTGGGAAGGCCTCGCCAAGACGATGTTCACCACCGCGGACAACTACGTCCTGCAGATCCACTACCAGCTGCCCGAGCCGCTGCTGAGCCTCGTCGTCGCGACGGCCCTGACCGTGGACACCGCGCTCAAGCAGGACGCCCGCGGTCTGGGCTGA